The DNA segment TTTAACCGCTATCAAAAACTGCCGATGCCGAATCTCAGGCTTTCGGACTCTGAGGTTGAAGCACTGATCGCGTATATGGCGGGATCGCCGGTGCGTTGATGAATGCGTTATCTGATTAACCATTCAGCCCCTTGCGAAGCCATGCTCACTAGCCGTTGCGCGGCACAATATTCCGCTTTAGCAGCTGAGGGCGGGGAGGGGGAATCTAAAGCAAGATAACCGGTTTATTCAAATCCCCGCTCACTCTGCAATTGATTCTGCATTGCCTACAGCCTTCTTGGCGACATTTTCCAGCCTGAAAAAACACAAACTCAGTTAAGGACTCCGTCCAAAATAAGTTCCCGATATTCGAATGTCCTGGGTAGGGGCGAATTCATTCGCCCTACAATCAATTCAGGGAAGTTAGTTCAAACCAAATCCTGAGTAATTGTGATTACAGTGTTTTTAATAAAGCGTTGTTAAATTACCCAAATCATCAAGAAGCACTCATTTTTATTTTAAAAAAATCAGCGGATTTGAACCTTTGTGTCTAGTAAGGGAATTGACGTTACGACAACAACAAATATGTTTATTTACCAAAGTGGGCATATGGTCAGGCAACATTCACCATCTCTTAAAGGGGAAGCCGTTATGAAAGCGAATATATCAAAAAGTTCGGGGGGCAGGCAGTTGCCAACAACCCTGGTTATCCTTCCCAGTTCATCTTCAGCTATTTTAGCTGGAAGATCGAGCGTCGATACCGGCAGGAACAGACTACGCAACGCCATTCGGCTTGCGTTAACCAGTACGCTACTCATTTCGGGCCTGTCCCTGGCGGCCCTGCGCGACCACGGCCCCATCAGTTCGGTCGACCATTTTCCCTTGTGGTATCGCGAATCAGCGGATGCGGGCGGCATGGCCATCGGCCAGTGCACCTTCACCGACGATGCGGGCAACGGTCCCCTGTGCCTGACCAGTACCGCCGATGCGCTGCCTGACCGCTTCGCCGGCAACGTCGGCGACGAAGCCTTCTTCGCCACCGCCGACGTGGTCATTCCGATCACCGGCGGCAATCTGCTGTGGATAGGTCATCTGGAAATGGCCTACCTGACCGCCGACGGTTCCCCCCCGGCGGTGTGGTCGGCCGCCGACCCGCAGGAAGTCGTATTTTCCCGCGAGCGCATCCGCATCGACCTGCCGACCACTGGCAACAATTCCTGCGCGGGTAACTACATCGTTCGCACCCCCTTCGCGGTCCACAACTTCACCATGGAAGAAGGCGGCCGCGCCCTGTTCTACACCGACGACAAGACCGCTATTCCGGGCGATTTTGGCGCCGCTTTGAAAGGCCACACCGGTCCTTTCCTGAAATGGGACGTGGGTCAGGACGGCGTCAACCCGGTCAGCGCCGCCAACCCGGCAGTGGTCTTCACGCCGCCGGTGGGCGAGCCGCGCAAGTACATCGGCGACCCCAATGTGGAACACTTATTTGTGGGCAGTACTATACCCGCCGGTCCCGGACATCTTGAAAAGGTATTCAACAACTATGTGGAAATCATTCCGCCCGTTGGTTGCGACCTTGGCGCCGGTGCCGGCGTTCCGCTATTCAATGATCTGGCCGCTATTTCCGGCCCGATCTGGGATCTGCCGATTCAGGACCCGATCACCATCAGCAAGGCCACCTATGTCCGCAACAATACGACGGCTGCCCTGGATGTCTGGGCTGAAACCAGCAAACAGCAGAACATTGTCCTGACTGCAGCCAATGACTCTTCCCAGTTTCTGCCCAGCATCACGATGCCGGAAGAAATCGTCGGCGGCAGCCCTACCGGCCGCTACCATGCTCACCTGGAGTTCGATCCGGCACAGCCGATTCCCACCCAGGTTACCGCGACCAACCTGAGCAGCACCCCGGCTTCCCGTTCATCGAGTGGGGTGGCTGATGCCGTGGTCGTCACCAAGTCGTTTTACAATCCCGTGACCAAGAAGCTATGCATCGCCGCCCATTCCGGCGACGAGACCAGCCCGGTGCCGTTGAGACTGGATGCCCCGGCCTATGGTGGATTCGCCAACACCGGGACCGAAAGCTGCTCTAAAGTGGATGCCATTGACCAGGTGCTGGAGAAGGATTTGGACGACTTTAGTCCTGATTTCCGAATCCCGCCTGAAGGCATTATCGTGCAGTCCAATCTGGGGGGCAGCGAAACCAGCCATCCGATCAGTTTAACCGGCATCAGCGACGCGGCTTTGGTGACCGGCGCGGTTAGCGATAGCTTCGACAATGTACAAGGCACCGGCACGACCAGTCTGGATCTGACCGGCGCGGCCTTCGGCGCGGCGCCCGATCTGGTCAAGTTAACCGCCGGCGCGGATGGCACTCCAGCGAACTTCCGCGTCGTGGTAGTTAGCCAGCCTACGAATAACCTGGGCGAGCAGCTTGGCACCATTACGGCACCCACTAGCGGCGGCAGCGTGACCTATAGCGCTCAAGAGGGCATGGATGCGTCCGAGCTGACCTTCTACTACGCCATCCAAAATACCACCGACGAGACGGTTTCCAACGTTGCCAGGGTAGATCTGAGCGTGGATAAGACCGTACCGCCGCCGGTGGGCGTGGTTGACCGTCAGGGTGTATTCCGCACCAGTCTTGGGGCAATTATTCCGGTTCTGGACAACGATACGACCGGCCTGAGCAATACCGCTATCGATCCGGCCACGATCGAGATCGTAACAACACCGGGCCGCGGCACGGCAACCGCCAACGCCAACGGCACCATCACCTACACGCCGGTGGGCCAAAGCGGAACCGCCAACAACACCATCGACAGCTTTACCTATACGGTAGCCAACGTTGGAGGCGCACGTTCAACCCCCATCACGGTGCAAGTGGCTCTGAAAACCTCGACCGAGGCTATAGCCTTCCAACGCGTGAAATGGTCCGGCAGCCGTTGGGATATCCGCTTCACCAGCACCTACGCCGGTGCGGCCGGCTCCATCACCCTGGCTCCCAGTGCGCAATGCGTGATGAGTAACAATGGTGCCGGTGGTGTAAATGGCAACATTGGTGGTCCCGTGTTGCCTGGTGCCGGTACCAATGCTTACGTGAATGTCGCAACATCGCCGGCTGCTGTCGGCAATACCTGGAGGGTCACCTGTACTACTTCCAGCGGCGGTTCGGGTGGCCGTACCGGAACGCTGTAAGGAGGCCGGTCTGATAGGGATAACCGGAGTAAACGGCGATCGCCCCAAGCGGTCGCCGGGTACCCATAAAAACAGGGGTTGTGGATAGGCCTAGCGTAATACCCCAACCCCACTCATTAAACGGATGAGCCAGCAAGATAAAGATTCAGCATGTGGTTTTGGCGATGACAGCCATGGGACGGGAAATTTACTGGGCAGCATGCCCGAGGGTCAAATGGCGGATTCCGGTCACATAAGATTGGTCAAAAATTTTATACGCAAATAAAGATTACGACATGCCATTAACAATATTAACAGTCAGCTAATTAGCTTCTTGCAACTTTTTCAGCTTAATCCGAGGGATCACAATGAATATCAAGACAACAAAAAATATAGCGCTCACGCTCTGCACGGCTTTCGTCTTGCCGGCCGTGGCTGCGCCGCGACTGATCGGCGAAGCCGATTTAAAAGCCGCCAAGACGAGTTATTCGTTCTTTTACGCCGACCCCAAAAAAGTTCTGTTGACGACCGCGACTATCCAGACCCAGTTGCAGGACCGTCTCATCGCCGCGGGGCTAAGCACCACGCCCTGCCTTATCCCGGGAGACCTGAACGTAAACAATCTGGTATGCGGCGGCGGGGCGATCCGCTTTGGCGCTAATTTCTTTTCCTTCAACAGCATTACCAACATCCCCAAGCCGAAACTCCCCTTCACCGCTGAAGATAAGAATACCGGATTGGATAAGGTCAGCCTGGAATTTGGCGTTAATGGCCTAAGCCCCGCCATTAATCAGCCCAGCGAGATGCCTCGCGTGGTCCATTTCCGCTTCAATCAGCGCATCGCGCAATTTGGCATGGTCTTCGACCCGTTTATCGTGACCGACTCGACCGACCCGCAGGAGGGACGCGTTTCCGATGGCGTGCAGTTTATCGTCAACGGCCAAGCGACACCGGTTCGTGACTTTACCCAGGAAACCCGCGGCAATATTCCCTTGGTCGGCGTGGAAGATCCCCACGGCTTTACCGAGCTGACCATCATCAGCACGGGTGGTGGGTCCATCATCGGTGACCAGTTCACCATCGTACCCCTGACAAATTTCTGAGAC comes from the Methylomonas sp. LL1 genome and includes:
- a CDS encoding Ig-like domain-containing protein, translated to MKANISKSSGGRQLPTTLVILPSSSSAILAGRSSVDTGRNRLRNAIRLALTSTLLISGLSLAALRDHGPISSVDHFPLWYRESADAGGMAIGQCTFTDDAGNGPLCLTSTADALPDRFAGNVGDEAFFATADVVIPITGGNLLWIGHLEMAYLTADGSPPAVWSAADPQEVVFSRERIRIDLPTTGNNSCAGNYIVRTPFAVHNFTMEEGGRALFYTDDKTAIPGDFGAALKGHTGPFLKWDVGQDGVNPVSAANPAVVFTPPVGEPRKYIGDPNVEHLFVGSTIPAGPGHLEKVFNNYVEIIPPVGCDLGAGAGVPLFNDLAAISGPIWDLPIQDPITISKATYVRNNTTAALDVWAETSKQQNIVLTAANDSSQFLPSITMPEEIVGGSPTGRYHAHLEFDPAQPIPTQVTATNLSSTPASRSSSGVADAVVVTKSFYNPVTKKLCIAAHSGDETSPVPLRLDAPAYGGFANTGTESCSKVDAIDQVLEKDLDDFSPDFRIPPEGIIVQSNLGGSETSHPISLTGISDAALVTGAVSDSFDNVQGTGTTSLDLTGAAFGAAPDLVKLTAGADGTPANFRVVVVSQPTNNLGEQLGTITAPTSGGSVTYSAQEGMDASELTFYYAIQNTTDETVSNVARVDLSVDKTVPPPVGVVDRQGVFRTSLGAIIPVLDNDTTGLSNTAIDPATIEIVTTPGRGTATANANGTITYTPVGQSGTANNTIDSFTYTVANVGGARSTPITVQVALKTSTEAIAFQRVKWSGSRWDIRFTSTYAGAAGSITLAPSAQCVMSNNGAGGVNGNIGGPVLPGAGTNAYVNVATSPAAVGNTWRVTCTTSSGGSGGRTGTL